DNA from Salmo salar chromosome ssa24, Ssal_v3.1, whole genome shotgun sequence:
GCAGAACTTTCTACTCCAACCATTCCATTCACTGCAATGCAATACAGTGAATGGACATGTTGCAAAGTAAAGGTGGAGTTGGGAATACTCAGTTGGGTATGTAACACAGGAGGTTGGaggtaccttaattggggagaacgggctcgtgttcatgagcggaataggtggaatggtatcaaatacatcaaatacatgttttccatgtgtttgatgccgttccactTTCGCCATTCCAGCCcttattatgagccattctcccctcagcagcctcctgtggcctGTAATCTATATATTGTATTATTTCTTGGGGTCCTGAGGTGTAAACACCCAGCAGCACTTTCTACTCCACCCACTGCAATGCAATACAATACTACATgccaaaaaatgtaatattggtttatagagaaaaaaatattatatGTGCTGAGGTAAAAGTGGGGTTGGGATTACTCATTAACTAAGGTCTGTAGAATCTTTATATGGTGTTATTTTATGGAGAACTGTGGTCTAAATCCCCAGCAGCACTTTCATTCATTGCCCTATAAATACTACAATATTAAAAGTCAAAttatccatacattttttttcaaagGTGGTAGCAAATCTGTGAGAAAGAGTTGTACTGCACTAGTGATAAAAACAAACGATATTCCCAAAATGTTGCCCGTTTTTGCAGGGGGACTCttattttaaaattaaaataatctGTGATCGTGTTGTCATCATAATATCCTGCTGCTAGGAGAACGGTAATAAGGCAGAACAACAAGAAGTGTAGTTAAAGAGTTCGGATTGGAGGAAAGCAGAGCCACGTGCATTGTCATTGGATTTGAACATGTGATGACTATGTCCCTCCCCTTCTTTCAAATCAGTTGTGTTTCGCTTTCAGGAATGCTTAATAAAGTCTGGGCCATCAGCGACAACAGTGTACGACACCAAAAGACAGAACGCCAGCTTTGTATTTCTAAATAAACTACACATGACATGGCTATAAAGTAAAgtttaaaacaaaaataattccAAAAACCATTGACCGTATTAAAGCACATCTGTCAAATGCTAACAAATGTAATACATGTTTTTATGCGATTACTGTCTAATAAGGTCAACATGAATTTAACAAATTGACCAGTGTCATAGCAGCATGAATCAAATGGTAGAATACTTCAAGTAGGCACATAGGCTACACTAAACTGTTTGATTAAATATATCTATTTTAATCATTCTCTATTGGCCAAAAGAATAGTGCATTTTTTCCCAGTACAATTTCCTACCTCTATATTGTCATATGTGGAACTCCAGCCTCATTTAAAGTTCTCATCTCACATCACATTCAATAAAACAGCCAGAAcgagcaaaacatttaaaaaaaaattaaaactcaGTTAAAACCCACTTCCTTATTTCAAGATTGTTCACACAACAGAGCAGTAAATATACATGCTAACCCTGAGCTTACTGTTGTACTGTATACCtaatacattacattacttttGTAATCATTTCCCTTCTGAAATTAAACCTATCACCCCTTAGTTTATTCTCTGACACAGAGGGGTGTTTGCGTGTAGGGTTAATGTAAGGGGTACATTTCAATTTTAGTcagttagcagacgctcttatccagagcgacttacagttagtgcattcatcttaagatagctaggtgggacaatcacatatcacaggcatagagaGTACATTTTTTCTCAAGTAAATAAATCAGTAGTCAGAGCTAGAACGGGAGGTGGCAGAATGGAGTTctcaggttggggtgtagggtttgagcacagcctgaaggtagggaggggcagttcctcatgctgttccgtaggtaagcaccatggtcttgcagTGGATTTGAGCTTTGACcagaagccagtggagtgtacaAAGGACTGGGGTGACAAAGAACTtcggaaggttgaaaaccaggtgcGCTGCagtgttctggataagttgcaggggtttgacgGCACAAGCGGGGTTTTCAACCTAGAACCAAGCCCTGGGgaacaccagtagtgagagtacttggtgcagacacagatcctcgccacgtcacctggtaggagcggcctgccaggtagaatgcaatccaagagtgtgcagagacgcccagccctgagagggttgAGCAGAGGATATGATGGTTCACAGTGTcaaaggcagcggatagatctaggaggatgagaacagaggagagagagtcagctttggcagtgcggagagcctccgcgacacagagaagagcagtctcggttgagtgacccgtcttaaagcctgactggttagggtcaagaagattgttCTTAGAGAAATAACGAGAAAGTTGATCAGAGACGGCACGctgaagtgttttggaaagaaaagaaagaagggatacaggtctatagtttttgacgtcagatgagtcgagtgttggtttcttgaggtgGGGAGCGACtctggccattttgaagtcagagcggactcagccagtggtcagggatgagttgatgatggATGTGAGGCATAGGAGAagatctccagagatgttctggagaagggaggaggggatggtgtTGAGCATGCAGGTTGTTCTGCGGCCAGACCTCGCAGgatgtcatctggagagagaggggagaaagaggtcaaggcgtagggtagttctatgtgagtgagaccagtggactcaataggctgagtgaatgagtagcggatgttgtcaaccttcttttcaaagtggttgacaaagtcgtctgcagagagggaggagggaggtggtggaggattaaggagggcgTTGAAGGTAGAAAAttgtttcctagggttagagagtggtagaaagtggctttagcagcagatacagaggaagagtaggtagagaggaaggagtgaaaggatgataggtcctcctGAAGTTTAGTTTTCCTCAATTTTCGCTCAGCTGCCCCTAGCCCTCTTCTGTAAGCTCGCAATGCGTCACTCAGGCCacggagcaggagaggagaggagggccgaGCCAGCAGGGAGGAAAGGGACATAGTGCAAGTCATAGGATGCggaaagagaggagagtagtgtcgaagaggcagaatcaggggaaaGAAGGATTTACCAGAAGGGTTAGGTAGACCAGGTGACATTTACAGGTGCAAACGCCCAGGTGTCAGGGTGTCCCATGTGCATCAGGTCTGAGTAGGGGGAGGAACTCCACTGGAAGGCAGGTACCTGGTCCCAAGTGGGTCCACTCGCTGCCAGGAAGCCAAACTCACGCCACAGCCTGTAGGACGTCACCTAGACACACTCAAAGGTACACACCCAAAAGGTACACACACAGCCAATTAGTGACACCTACAAGAAGCATGTCATAACAGCTCACCTAACTCATACCTAGAGAAATAGAAAGTAGAATTGGAGGACGGCCTTACCTTCATATCCGTTCCTCCATGTGGTCTCTGCTTCAGCGCCCCCGAAGGGATACGTTCCGTTAGCCGGGTTCAGGTCGGACCGGGctgagatggtgttctctctatTAGCAGGCGGGTCACAGCCCTCACACCAAGACAACGGGTCCTCCTTAAAGTTATTATACCTACAGAAAAAGAGGGGGGTAGGGAAGGGATATTCATACATTGGCTAaaaatgcagtgcattcggaaagtattcagaccacttgactttttccacattttgttacgttacagccttattctaaaaatggattctatatttttttccccttcaacctacacacaataccacataatgacaaagcgaaaacaggttattagaaatgtatacacatttatttaaaaaaaatatatcacatttacattagtattcagactcttcgctatgagactcgaaattgagctcaggtgcatcctgtttccattgatcatccttgagatgtttctacaactttattggagtccacctgtggtaaattcaatttattggacatgatttgtaacggcacacacctgtttatagaaggtcccacagttgacattgaaTGTCGGGAGCAAAaaccttttttcgctttgtcattatggggtaatgtgtgtagattgatgaggggaaaaaaaacaacatttaatccattttagaataaggctgtaacgtaacaaaatgtggaaaaagtcaaggggtctggacactttccgaatgcactgtaggtaagGATACTCGTGTATATAAGCCTAAATGCaggtctgtccctctccctcctgtgACATCTGGTGTAGAAGCCTCTGACTGGAAGAGCGTACCTCATGAGGCGGACCATGGAGTCCATGTCTGTGATGTGTGATTGGTTCCTTCTGAAGATCTGGGCTCGAGGATTCATGTCCAGAGAGAACCACGGACCAAACTGTTTAACCAGTTCTCGAcagccactggcattaaacacctCCTCAtagtacctacacacacacagtgagagtgtgtgtcacacatacacagattatttctgttgttgttgttgatcagaacaaacctgagagacagacagtcaccacCTTTTAATAATATAGTCATTACTAGTGTGTGGTAGTTATATATGTTGTTATTGGTACTTACGGGATGTTATAACTGGACCAGTAACCTTTCTGCAGCAACTCCTGGGTTTTATCAGAGTGAACAACcagcccactacagaacagaaccacacacacacacacacacttattgctGTTATTGATAAATAGCCAGCTCACCACAGCAGGATGAACACACAAAACATttctccaatgtgtgtgtgtgcttgggttGTCGCGATACCAGGATCGCAATACTACGATACCGGATTTTCTTTTGGCCCAAAAAATGTTACTTTATGGTCCTTTAAATCCCTACTTTATGTAAAATATTTGTGTGATATAGCTTgcaaaataaacaaatgtgacTCTGGATAAAAACATGAGGACTGTTTTCCTCAAGAAATGAATGAAGGTTTTGTTTCTTTTCATTCCTAGTATCTTAACACTGGTATCGTGACCAGCCGTGTGTGTGTTGACTCTTACGGGAGCTGCTCCAGTACAGTAAACAGCTGCTCCTTGGTCTCTGTCATCCCCGGAGTGAAAtgcctgtagtccacgatcatccaCTGGTTattacacctaacacacacatacctacaaGTGAGGGAATACATTGGTTCCAAAGGTAGACATTCTACGCTGTCTGGGGGTCTGTATTGAGGCCATTGAGTAATTTATGATGATTGATGAGACACTAGTTAGTCTTTTAGGTTCCACTGTAACTCCCCTCTGGTGAGTAACAGAGGCTGTTATCCGACAGACTGTAAGTAGATATGCTAGAGATAGGCTAGAGAAGTAAAACATCTCAGAGACTGAGATAAGCTGTAGAAGACAGATTAAAtagccctaactctaaccctacaaaTCAACATGAGTAACCTTTGATTTCTGGGGACTTTAGCCTGAGTCGGCGTCACTGATAAGTCCCATGCCTGCCTTCCCAGCAGAGTTGGGGTCAATTCGAATGTAGGAATTGAATTCAATATATGAATTGGCCCCAACCCATGCCGCAGAATGAAGAATTTGAATTGAGTTTGAATTGAAGGAAGTAGAATTTAATTAAAACCAATTAAACTGAGACGTGAAACATGAAAGGCTCATTCATTTGACATATGCCACTTATTAATGCAAAGAATACACAATTTCAAATATTAGTTTCATTATAACTCAAAGATGTCAAACAATATTTTTCTTTGTCATGAGatgtttttttcttcaaaaaTATGAAAACATTAAGGGAATTATGAATTATTATAGACAACCCACAACACAATCTTAGAATATTTCCAGACCACTGTAATTATTTACAATTGTTTTAGGAGAATGAGTTTTAAAAATTAAATGTTTCAACCTTATGCTACATGGTATTGGTAACCATACATTATGTCAAAATAAACATTACTATGGTGATGTGTAGAATAAATAAGCCATTTTAATTTCATTGAATTAAATTCCACTTCCTTTAATTCAAATTTAAATCAAATTCTGCTACCTGTGGGGGTGGCCAATTTCAAGAATTGAATTGGAATTAAAGAGAAATTTGCAACTCAGTACAGAATTGACTTAACTCTGCTCCTCCCCGAAAAAAAATCTCACTCAGGTCACCTGACCACTCGTGATATTTCATGTGATGTTATTTTTAGTTTACTTAATTCCTTTAAGGGATAGTTCAGTTCACTCTTCATCTCCTAGTGTCCTTTAAATGGACAGTTAAATAGCTTGTTGAGGGTTTGTTTTCTGATCTCCAGCTTTGGTCTAACAGGACTGGAGAGATAACCAACATGGTAGACATCCATAGGTCAATGAGAGTCTACAGGAAGGAGAAAATGTCGCCCAAATGGCCTGCAGAGACTCACGTTCCGCTGTTGTGTTTGGTGAAAATCTCTGCCCACTCCTTGCCGGATGCAGCCAGCCCATTGGCTACGATGTTCCTCAGCCACTCCATCACTGCTCCGGTTGGTTGAACAAATTTCCAGAGGGCGGGATTACTGTTGTCGATGCTGGTCTCCAAGGTAACCTGTGGAGGGACATCTTTAAAAAACAAAtactacacacacatatactatgTACACACATATTACACAAAGCTCTCACCAGCCCGGTACTAAGGATGTAGAAGTCATCTCCAGAGAAAATGGACCCTGGGTAGGAGGAGAAGGCCTGGGTTCCGCCAGGGATTGGATCACTGTCTGAGAACAACAGAACACAGAAATCAAACTCAGAACCATAAAATATagaacacacaacaccacacaactCATGGTTGGCCTTTCCCAGTATTCACAAGCGGAGTTTCCAGGAGTGCTTCATTAAGAGTGTGTATGTTAGGAGGGACATTAGGAGACATTGTAGACATAGTTAACTTATCCTTATGAGAGTTTTAGGGGTCAAAGGTTACCTGTAGGAGTGACACGGTAGGCGAACTGGTACTTCTTTAGGATGCGCAGCAAGGCCTGGTAGATGTTCCAGGTATCATGAGATACCAGCAGATCCTTGTTGCCAGGCAATAGCTTAACGAGGGCGGAGCTGGAGCCAGAGCCCAGTGTCCGGGATTGGCTAGATTTGTTTAGGGCCCCCTCAAGATCCACCAGGTCTCCTCCCATCTGGAAAAGTCtgaatattacattacattacatttaagtcatttagcagacgctcttatccagagcgacttacaaaatggtgcattcaccttatgatatccagtggaacaaccactttacaatagtgcatctaaatcttttaaggggggggttagaaggattactttatcctatcctaggtattccttaaagaggtggggtttcaggtgtctccggaaggtggtgattgactccgctgtcctggcgttgtgagggagcttgttccaccattggggtgccagagcagcgaacagttttgactgggctgagcgggaactgtgcttcctcagaggtaggggggccagcaggccagtggtggatgaacgcagtgcccttgtttgggtgtagggcctgatcagagcctgaaggtatggaggtgccgttcccttcacagctccgtaggcaatcaccatggtcttgtagcggatgcgagcttcaactggaagccagtggagagagcggaggagcggggtgacgtgagagaacttgggaaggttgaacaccagacgggctgcggcgttctggatgagttgtaggggtttaatggcacaggcagggagcccagccaacagcgagttgcagtaatccagacgggagatgacaagtgcctggattaggacctgcgccgcttcctgtgtgaggcagggtcgtactctgcgaatgttgtagagcatgaacctacaggatcgggtcaccgccttgatgttagtggagaacgacagggtgttgtccaggatcacgccaaggttcttagcactctgggaggaggacacaagggagttgtcaaccgtgatggcgagatcatggaacgggcagtccttccccgggaggaagagcagctctgtcttgccgaggttcaatAAAATGAATAGCCCATAGAGATGGAAAGACGCCTCATCATTGTATCCATGCCATTAtggcgtctgtgacagcatgggcagtgctattaaggccatctccattttgaagtagtacattttcttatTTGTTACGATTGGCTGatcgctcctgatgacctggttgCACATGACTCCAGCAGCatcaccaggagggatcagccaatgaagttggaagtcccactaagtggactacattaaaatggtggaagccctcaatagCTCTGACCATGCTAAAATGGCGTTTGGCCACTAGATGCCGCTATCATTCTCTATGGAATAGCCACAAAGAAATAGAGGGTTTGGTCATAGCTGTATAGCAAGGTGCACTTGATTTAGCTCACCCTAAAAAAAATCCCCATTGGAACCCCTCACATTATTCCTGAGATGGGTACTCTTGGTGAGTAAAATCAGGGGTGCTTACAGAAACTCACTGCTGGGCTGAtctcatagagaatgatagaggactCTTCTTTATATCTGTCCAATTATGCCGTCTGTGAGTGGAcgggcagcaccattgaggccatttccattttgaagtagtcaattttcttctactacttctatgagttggtaaacaaactgaaagggtgcatactacttgcagtgtgttgtttgaacagataaagccaaggttggcgatttactgccacctgcagttatggaatgtttgctcacaaGTATTATTCATTGGCTGACCCCTCCTGATGAtctggatggaattatgtgatggaattaagtcccacccagttgactacttcaaaatagtTTAAGTCCtgaatggcgctgcccatgctaaaatagcttttgggcactagagtcctctatcATTTTCTATGGGTGAACTCTAACCCATCAGAGGTCACAGACCACACTTACAGGAAGCCGAAGGGGTTGAGAGTGAAAGGGCCTCTGGGAAATGACAGCTGATCATTGTAGCCATCTTCCAGACCTTTCAGCTGCAGCAACACCAACCACACCTAAGCGAGAGAAAGTCTAAATACAAAATGTCCTCTACTAAGGCGTTCTTATTAGATCCCAAGTGTGTACTGAATGATCCACTCTAGCAAGTTATTTACTGTTTAGACACAGAGAAAAAGGAGTAGATACTTGGTGATTTAGCACATTGGCTGACCCAGACTCAGCCAATACCTGGTGCCAGTAGGGACAGTGTGGATGCCCCTCTATCTGCTGTCTGACCCACTGCAGGTTGGTGGTGATGTAATCCTTCAGTCTGTGACAGAATCCTGACTCAAATGTAAACGGACCGCAGTACCCCATAACTGTGTTCATCCAGTGCTTATAGATCAGCtatgacacaaacacacaaatagaTCAGCAATAGATTTGGGTCGTGTTCCCCTGTTCAGATGTTGCATGGATCAACCAATGTTTGCGTGCTACGTCATCGATTGTGCCGTCAGACACCagactgctgtaatgtttgtaaGATCTGGCATTTGTCAGCaatgtctgagcaggggaacacgaCCTTAGACTCCACTGCCCCAGCAGGGTTAGGgtgactgtgtctctctctaccttaccTCGGAGCTGACTGCAGCTTCAACGGCCCCAGCAGCGTACGCTTGGATGCTATCATTATAGCGCCCTCTAGTGGTCACCTCCAGATATGCCCAGCTGAGGGAGAGAACACTTAGTGAAtatacataaaaatgtatttgggtaAGGAGTTTTACCCTGATCACGACCTGACTTGTTAGGAAAGTCTTTGGGTGTCTACTCCAGCGGTTCCCAAACTAGGGATATGAAAATGGGGTCGCAGACAAATTTCcacccccaaaatgttttatatatcttctttgtatctcaaaatcattgtaatgtggttaacatttaaaaatctaaaataacatttttgaaatctaAAAGATTAAATTCAACTAGCCTGTCCTTAGATCGTAGGAAAAGGCCGCACTTAAACGTTGCGCTCGAATTGGAACGATACAAGTCCAACAGTCAACTGCGGCCTTTCGAGCTGTCATGTGACCGAATGCTGCAGAATACCCAATCACGGGTTACTAGGGAGGAGTTTTGGTCGACTCAAAGGGAATACCCTGCCATCTCCCTCAGAGCATTAAAACTCAAGGTAACCTTCGCCAGCTCATATCTGTGTGAAGCTGCAGTCAGCAGTGCTCTCGTCTGCATTATAACCAAATATCaatccaggttggatgtgacagcagagatgaAGTGTGCACTGTTGACTACTCCCCCTGCCTTTGAGAAGCTTCGACGTGACATGCTTCAtgcacacccatctcattagtggtggtgactggtgagataatggtgctttcaaaatgaggtcaaatcatgacgtcagtgaactTCAGGTAGGAGCTTTAGAAAGAGGCAGAGTTCCCGACttagaattccgagttggatgacctaaCAATGATTTCACAGTCTGACCAATTTttgttccgagttcccagttgtcttgaacgcaatgaagtcggagatttccgagttcccaattgttttgaacgcggcatttgacatgtcagactaatttgcaattgactgtcatagccccacattaCAAGTATGTGATCGTGAGTTtagaagacaatcagaaatacttttAGAATGTTTTGCAATTGACTGCAATAGCcccaaataaaaaagtaaacattggctgttaattacATACTTTTCTTTCACATGGTTGGGGTCGCAAgaattttcagatatcaaaatggggtcatGGACGAttaaagtttgggaacccctggtcTACTCTATGGGGTCGATTTGGATGACACACTGTTAAACTACAACCCTGAATAAAAATGGGAATGCTCTTTTATCACAACAGATGTAATAGAACAGGCACTCCCATTTGACTAAAATCAATTCTAGTACATAGTCTGTCCTATCCCCATTGTCAAGCCAATGTTGTCTAGACTAAATCTATTTTTTGAGAGTCCATGTCTGGCTAAACTGCTCGTTGTAACTTGCTCTTTACCCAAATGCATATTTTTTGTCCTGCTTCGTCTATGTAGCTACATTAGCGCTGGTCCAGGGCGATAGCACGCAGAGGAATTTACCCTGAGTTCTTGATGTCGTCAGTAAAGTTCGCCCAGGCTACATAGTCGTCTCGGAAACCCTCTTGTAGAGACAGCTGGCCAGTTTGTTTATCGAGAACTGTAGAATTAATCTCGGTCTGAACAGGCGTCCATGATAAATACAAAACACATAAAAACATAGAAATCTTCACTGAGGTTGACTTGTGTGGGCACCTGTCAGACATCTTTACTAATGTGGGTTATGTGACGAAAACTGAGGAAGGAATTTCAAAATCAAAGTCCCCACCCTCTAACATAGGTGATATAAGTTCTGATAAAATAAAAATGCAATTA
Protein-coding regions in this window:
- the LOC106584996 gene encoding LOW QUALITY PROTEIN: putative phospholipase B-like 2 (The sequence of the model RefSeq protein was modified relative to this genomic sequence to represent the inferred CDS: deleted 1 base in 1 codon) — translated: MFLCVLYLSWTPVQTEINSTVLDKQTGQLSLQEGFRDDYVAWANFTDDIKNSGWAYLEVTTRGRYNDSIQAYAAGAVEAAVSSELIYKHWMNTVMGYCGPFTFESGFCHRLKDYITTNLQWVRQQIEGHPHCPYWHQVWLVLLQLKGLEDGYNDQLSFPRGPFTLNPFGFLLFQMGGDLVDLEGALNKSSQSRTLGSGSSSALVKLLPGNKDLLVSHDTWNIYQALLRILKKYQFAYRVTPTDSDPIPGGTQAFSSYPGSIFSGDDFYILSTGLVTLETSIDNSNPALWKFVQPTGAVMEWLRNIVANGLAASGKEWAEIFTKHNSGTCNNQWMIVDYRHFTPGMTETKEQLFTVLEQLPGLVVHSDKTQELLQKGYWSSYNIPYYEEVFNASGCRELVKQFGPWFSLDMNPRAQIFRRNQSHITDMDSMVRLMRYNNFKEDPLSWCEGCDPPANRENTISARSDLNPANGTYPFGALKQRPHGGTDMKVTSYRLWREFGFLAASGPTWDQVPAFQWSSSPYSDLMHMGHPDTWAFAPVNVTWST